Proteins from a single region of Paraglaciecola sp. T6c:
- the gyrA gene encoding DNA topoisomerase (ATP-hydrolyzing) subunit A, whose protein sequence is MTDHAQEILPINIEEELKNSYLDYAMSVIVGRALPDVRDGLKPVHRRVLFAMNELKNDFNKPYKKSARVVGDVIGKYHPHGDSAVYDTIVRMAQPFSLRYMLVDGQGNFGSVDGDSAAAMRYTEIRMAKISHELLADLEKETVDFVPNYDGTEFIPDVLPTKVPNLLINGSSGIAVGMATNIPPHNLTEVVNGCIALIDKPELSIEELMEYIPGPDFPTAAFISGRKGIEEAYRTGRGKIYMRARAEIEREDNGKETIVVHEIPYQVNKARLIEKIAELVKEKKIEGISALRDESDKDGMRIVVEVKRNESGEVLLNHLYSQTQMQTVFGINMVALDKTQPKVFNLLEILQAFVLHRREVVTRRTVFELKKARERAHILEGLAIALANIDPIIALIKASKSPSDAKISLTAQGWALGDVSDMLERAGNDAARPDWLEPEFGIRDGLYYLTEQQAQAILDLRLNKLTGLEHEKILSEYKELLDLIAELLHILGSPERLMEVIREELEKIRDEFGDERRTEITAASHDIDIEDLIEREEVVVTLSREGYVKYQKLNDYESQRRGGKGKSATKMKEEDFIEKLLVANTHDHILCFSTRGRLYWLKVYQLPLASRNARGRPIVNILPLEANERITAILPIQEFEEGKYVLMATANGTVKKTALVQYSRPRANGIIAVNLNDGDELIGVDITDGSSDIMLFSDAGKVVRFNEKARDSETGAVKIDPETGEEILALRPMGRTATGVRGIRLQDGQKVVSLIVPQGDGAILTATENGFGKRTPVEDYPAKSRATQGVVSIKVSERNGKVVGAVQVNDSDEIMLISDQGTLVRTRVGEVSTVGRNTQGVRLIRTGEDEHVVGLQRIDEVEELEEELEALAEGDETVEAAASDVDNTTDEDPQNEE, encoded by the coding sequence ATGACTGATCACGCCCAAGAAATTCTTCCTATTAATATTGAAGAAGAACTTAAAAATTCTTATCTTGATTACGCCATGAGCGTAATTGTAGGCAGGGCGCTGCCTGATGTAAGAGATGGCTTGAAGCCCGTGCATCGCCGGGTTTTGTTCGCTATGAACGAGCTGAAAAACGATTTTAACAAACCCTATAAAAAATCGGCACGTGTTGTCGGTGATGTTATCGGTAAGTACCACCCACATGGAGACTCGGCTGTTTACGATACCATCGTACGTATGGCTCAGCCGTTTTCTTTACGTTACATGCTGGTAGATGGTCAAGGTAACTTCGGTTCTGTTGATGGTGATTCAGCCGCTGCAATGCGTTACACCGAAATTCGTATGGCGAAAATTTCCCATGAATTATTAGCGGATTTAGAAAAAGAAACCGTCGACTTCGTTCCGAATTACGACGGTACCGAATTCATCCCTGACGTACTGCCCACTAAAGTACCCAACCTATTAATCAATGGTTCTTCAGGTATTGCTGTTGGTATGGCGACTAACATTCCTCCTCACAACTTAACCGAAGTTGTGAACGGGTGTATCGCGTTAATTGATAAGCCTGAGCTTTCCATTGAAGAATTGATGGAATATATCCCAGGCCCAGATTTCCCGACCGCTGCCTTTATAAGTGGTCGTAAGGGTATTGAAGAAGCGTACCGTACGGGGCGTGGAAAAATATATATGCGCGCCCGCGCAGAGATTGAGCGCGAAGACAATGGTAAAGAAACCATAGTCGTTCACGAAATTCCTTATCAGGTCAACAAAGCGCGCCTAATTGAAAAGATAGCCGAGCTGGTAAAAGAAAAGAAAATTGAAGGCATTTCAGCCCTACGTGATGAGTCTGATAAAGACGGCATGCGTATTGTAGTTGAAGTGAAACGTAACGAGTCAGGTGAAGTCTTACTGAACCACTTATATTCACAAACACAGATGCAAACCGTGTTTGGGATCAACATGGTGGCACTGGATAAAACTCAGCCTAAAGTGTTCAATTTACTTGAGATACTGCAAGCCTTCGTTTTACACCGCCGCGAAGTGGTCACACGCCGTACGGTTTTCGAACTGAAGAAAGCCCGTGAGCGTGCTCATATTCTTGAAGGTTTAGCGATTGCTTTGGCTAATATAGACCCGATAATCGCACTGATTAAAGCGTCTAAAAGCCCGTCTGATGCCAAAATATCATTGACGGCTCAAGGTTGGGCGTTAGGCGATGTGTCTGACATGTTAGAGCGTGCCGGTAATGACGCCGCTCGTCCTGATTGGTTAGAGCCCGAGTTTGGTATTCGTGATGGCTTGTACTATTTAACAGAGCAGCAAGCACAAGCAATCCTTGACTTACGTTTGAATAAATTAACGGGTCTTGAGCACGAAAAAATTCTTTCTGAGTACAAAGAGTTATTAGACTTGATTGCAGAATTACTGCATATATTAGGTAGCCCTGAGCGCTTGATGGAAGTCATACGTGAAGAGCTTGAAAAAATTCGTGATGAATTCGGTGATGAGCGCCGCACTGAAATCACTGCCGCATCTCACGATATCGATATTGAAGACTTGATTGAACGTGAAGAGGTTGTGGTGACGCTATCTCGTGAAGGTTACGTAAAGTATCAAAAGCTAAACGATTACGAGTCGCAGCGCCGTGGTGGTAAAGGTAAATCAGCGACCAAGATGAAAGAAGAAGATTTCATCGAGAAGTTACTGGTGGCCAATACCCATGACCACATTTTGTGCTTCTCTACTCGCGGCCGATTGTATTGGCTAAAAGTATACCAATTGCCATTAGCGAGTCGTAATGCACGCGGTCGTCCAATTGTGAATATTTTACCGTTGGAAGCAAATGAACGTATCACTGCGATTTTGCCTATTCAAGAATTTGAAGAAGGTAAATACGTCTTAATGGCTACGGCTAATGGTACGGTGAAGAAAACGGCCTTGGTCCAGTACTCACGCCCACGTGCAAACGGTATTATCGCGGTCAACTTGAACGACGGTGATGAGTTAATCGGTGTTGATATTACCGACGGTAGCAGTGATATCATGTTGTTCTCGGATGCGGGTAAAGTCGTTCGCTTTAATGAGAAAGCGCGTGATTCAGAAACAGGGGCAGTTAAAATTGATCCTGAAACTGGCGAAGAAATCCTAGCACTACGTCCAATGGGGCGCACAGCAACAGGTGTTCGTGGCATACGCTTACAAGATGGCCAAAAAGTGGTGTCGTTGATTGTACCTCAAGGTGATGGCGCGATTTTAACCGCCACCGAAAATGGTTTCGGTAAACGTACCCCTGTCGAAGATTACCCAGCGAAAAGCCGTGCCACGCAAGGTGTGGTATCCATTAAGGTTTCAGAGCGTAACGGTAAGGTCGTCGGTGCTGTACAGGTCAATGACAGCGATGAAATCATGCTGATCAGTGACCAAGGTACTTTAGTACGTACTCGCGTCGGTGAAGTCTCTACCGTGGGTCGTAACACTCAGGGCGTACGCTTAATACGGACCGGAGAGGACGAACATGTTGTAGGTCTGCAGCGCATCGATGAAGTTGAAGAGTTAGAAGAAGAACTAGAGGCGTTAGCTGAAGGTGACGAGACAGTCGAAGCCGCAGCATCAGACGTGGATAACACCACGGATGAAGATCCTCAAAACGAAGAGTAA
- the serC gene encoding 3-phosphoserine/phosphohydroxythreonine transaminase → MTKVYNFCAGPAMLPEAVMQQAQNEFINWQNQGCSVMEMSHRSKEFIALAETAEQDLRDLLSIPDNYKVLFTHGGGRGQFSAVPLNLSQEGDSADYIVSGSWSKSAVDEAQKYINVNIAATTTNEDGLVVMPTQDTWNQNPDAAYIHYCPNETVDGVEINWIPETGDIPLVADMSSNILSQPIDVSKFGVIYAGAQKNIGPSGLSVVIVRDDLLDKARSITPAIFDYTVIAKHDSMYNTPPTFAWYLAGLVFKWLKEQGGVAAMAERNKAKSDLLYSCIDDLGFYSNNVAPEYRSRMNVTFHLKNAELDKQFLAEAENAGLKALKGHRIVGGMRASIYNAMPIEGVQALVNFMQEFAKRNG, encoded by the coding sequence ATGACCAAGGTTTATAATTTTTGTGCCGGTCCGGCCATGTTACCCGAAGCTGTGATGCAGCAAGCCCAAAATGAATTCATCAACTGGCAGAACCAAGGTTGTTCGGTGATGGAAATGAGTCATCGTAGTAAAGAGTTTATTGCCCTTGCTGAAACCGCCGAGCAAGACTTGCGAGACTTATTGAGTATCCCTGATAACTACAAAGTGTTGTTTACTCACGGTGGTGGCCGTGGTCAGTTCTCTGCAGTGCCTCTTAACTTGTCACAAGAAGGTGACAGCGCTGACTATATAGTGAGTGGCTCCTGGTCAAAAAGCGCCGTTGATGAAGCGCAAAAATACATTAACGTGAATATCGCCGCTACTACGACTAATGAAGACGGCCTAGTGGTGATGCCTACCCAAGACACTTGGAATCAAAATCCTGATGCCGCTTATATTCACTATTGCCCCAATGAGACGGTAGATGGCGTTGAAATCAACTGGATCCCAGAAACAGGAGACATACCCCTTGTGGCAGATATGTCATCGAATATTTTGTCGCAGCCTATCGACGTGAGTAAATTTGGCGTGATCTACGCCGGAGCCCAAAAAAATATTGGGCCTTCAGGTTTATCCGTTGTAATAGTTCGCGACGACTTGTTGGACAAGGCACGCTCGATTACCCCTGCGATCTTCGATTACACGGTTATCGCTAAACATGATTCTATGTATAACACGCCACCAACGTTTGCTTGGTATTTAGCAGGCTTGGTTTTCAAGTGGTTAAAAGAGCAGGGCGGCGTAGCAGCGATGGCTGAACGCAACAAAGCTAAATCAGATCTACTTTACTCATGTATTGATGACCTAGGTTTTTATAGCAACAATGTTGCCCCTGAATATCGCTCTCGCATGAATGTCACGTTTCATTTGAAAAATGCAGAACTAGATAAGCAGTTTTTAGCTGAAGCTGAAAATGCTGGGCTAAAAGCTTTAAAAGGTCATCGTATTGTTGGTGGTATGCGCGCTAGTATCTACAACGCCATGCCAATCGAAGGTGTGCAAGCCTTGGTTAACTTCATGCAAGAATTTGCTAAGAGGAATGGTTAA
- the yfaE gene encoding class I ribonucleotide reductase maintenance protein YfaE: MCKKVTVVEHDDPDAPCEHTISFAHDNLLDCLLIHNIPKEYHCKEGFCGACRTQLIEGEVEYLLDPLAFIDDGEILPCCCKPLGHIKIKA; this comes from the coding sequence GTGTGCAAAAAAGTCACGGTTGTTGAACACGACGACCCCGACGCCCCCTGTGAGCATACGATTTCGTTTGCTCACGACAATCTCCTCGACTGTTTGCTCATCCATAATATTCCTAAGGAATACCACTGCAAAGAGGGATTTTGCGGTGCATGTAGAACACAGTTAATCGAAGGTGAGGTAGAATACCTACTTGATCCTCTTGCTTTCATCGATGACGGCGAAATACTGCCTTGTTGCTGTAAACCCTTGGGTCACATAAAAATTAAAGCGTAA
- the nrdA gene encoding class 1a ribonucleoside-diphosphate reductase subunit alpha — MNNKLFVTKRTGERESIDLEKIHKVITWAAKGLNNVSVSQVEIKAHIQFYDGIKTEDIHETLIRSAADLISTDAPDYQYLAARLAIFHLRKKAYGQFEPPALFAHVTNMVEMQKYDQHLLSDYSEAEFQEMDDYIDHWRDMDFSYAAVKQLEGKYLVQNRVTGEIYESAQFLYILVAACLFADYPKDSRMEYIKRFYDATSKFKISLPTPIMAGVRTPTRQFSSCVLIEAGDSLDSINATASAIVKYVSQRAGIGVNAGRIRALGSPIRGGEAFHTGCIPFYKYFQTAVKSCSQGGVRGGAATLFYPLWHMEVESLLVLKNNRGVEENRVRHLDYGVQFNKLMYQRLIKDQHISLFSPSDVPGLYDAFFADQPKFEELYVKYEQDDSIRKTQIKAVELFSLFMQERASTGRIYLQNVDHCNTHSPFDPKVAPIRQSNLCLEIALPTKPLEHVNDENGEIALCTLSAFNLGAIESLEDFAEMADLAVRALDNLLDYQDYPVPAAYNATMGRRTLGIGVINFAYYLAKNGVKYSDGSANGLIHRTFEAMQYHLMRASCNLAKEKGACPKFDETTYSQGIMPIDTYKKDLDKICNEPLHCDWDSLRADIKQYGLRNSTLSALMPSETSSQISNATNGIEPPRGHISVKSSKDGVLKQVVPEYELLKDKYELLWDLPSNDGYLQLTGIMQKFVDQTISANTSYDPNKYDGGKVPMKLLLKDLLTAYQLGVKTLYYHNTRDGAADTSQQELKSTQFVPQEAVVEEDDDCAGGACKI, encoded by the coding sequence ATGAATAACAAACTCTTCGTTACTAAGCGAACTGGCGAGCGCGAAAGCATTGACCTCGAAAAAATCCACAAAGTTATTACTTGGGCAGCTAAAGGCCTTAATAATGTGTCTGTATCTCAGGTGGAAATTAAAGCGCATATTCAGTTCTACGACGGTATCAAGACAGAAGATATTCATGAGACGCTGATCCGCTCAGCGGCCGATCTTATTTCAACAGACGCACCAGATTATCAATACTTAGCAGCACGTTTGGCTATCTTCCATTTACGTAAGAAAGCCTATGGGCAGTTTGAGCCCCCAGCGCTTTTCGCCCATGTTACCAACATGGTCGAGATGCAAAAATATGATCAACATTTGTTGAGTGATTACAGCGAAGCTGAATTTCAAGAAATGGATGATTATATTGACCACTGGCGTGACATGGACTTTAGCTACGCCGCAGTCAAGCAGCTAGAAGGTAAATACCTTGTTCAAAACCGGGTAACAGGCGAAATTTACGAGAGTGCCCAATTTCTATATATCTTGGTAGCAGCATGTTTGTTTGCTGATTACCCGAAAGATTCGCGCATGGAATACATCAAGCGCTTCTATGATGCGACGTCGAAATTCAAAATCTCACTGCCTACGCCAATTATGGCCGGCGTGCGTACACCTACAAGGCAGTTCAGCTCATGTGTATTGATTGAAGCTGGCGATAGCCTTGATTCAATTAACGCGACAGCCAGTGCCATTGTTAAGTACGTGAGCCAGCGCGCCGGTATCGGTGTCAACGCAGGGCGCATACGTGCTCTTGGTAGCCCTATTCGCGGCGGCGAAGCATTCCATACGGGTTGTATTCCATTCTATAAGTATTTCCAAACTGCCGTTAAAAGTTGTTCACAAGGCGGCGTTCGCGGCGGTGCAGCAACACTTTTCTACCCACTTTGGCATATGGAAGTGGAATCACTTCTAGTATTGAAAAATAACCGTGGTGTAGAAGAAAACCGCGTTCGTCATTTGGATTACGGCGTGCAATTTAATAAGTTGATGTATCAGCGCTTGATTAAAGATCAGCACATTAGCTTGTTTAGCCCATCTGACGTACCTGGTTTGTACGATGCGTTCTTTGCTGACCAACCTAAATTTGAAGAGCTATACGTTAAGTACGAGCAAGATGACAGCATCCGCAAGACCCAAATCAAAGCAGTAGAGTTGTTTAGCTTGTTCATGCAAGAGCGTGCTAGTACCGGCCGTATCTATCTTCAGAACGTGGATCACTGCAACACGCACAGTCCTTTCGACCCGAAAGTTGCACCGATCCGTCAAAGCAACCTGTGTCTTGAAATCGCTCTACCGACTAAACCCCTTGAGCACGTTAATGACGAAAACGGCGAAATTGCCCTTTGTACATTATCAGCGTTTAACCTAGGTGCCATTGAAAGCTTAGAAGACTTCGCAGAAATGGCTGACCTCGCCGTACGTGCGCTTGACAACCTACTCGATTATCAAGATTACCCCGTACCCGCAGCGTACAATGCCACTATGGGGCGTCGTACATTGGGTATAGGTGTAATCAATTTTGCCTACTACCTTGCTAAGAACGGCGTTAAATACTCAGATGGCAGTGCCAACGGCCTCATTCACCGAACATTTGAAGCCATGCAATATCACTTGATGCGTGCCTCTTGTAACCTAGCAAAAGAGAAAGGCGCATGTCCTAAGTTTGATGAGACCACCTACTCTCAAGGGATCATGCCAATTGATACCTACAAGAAAGACTTAGACAAAATTTGTAACGAGCCACTGCATTGTGACTGGGACAGTCTACGTGCTGACATCAAGCAATACGGTCTACGTAACAGTACCTTGTCTGCCTTGATGCCGTCTGAAACATCATCACAGATTTCAAATGCCACCAATGGCATTGAGCCACCACGCGGCCACATCAGTGTTAAATCCAGTAAAGATGGAGTGTTGAAGCAAGTGGTGCCTGAGTACGAATTGTTGAAAGACAAGTACGAATTGTTGTGGGATTTACCGTCTAACGATGGTTACTTACAGTTAACCGGTATTATGCAAAAGTTTGTTGATCAAACAATTTCAGCTAACACCAGTTACGACCCGAACAAATACGACGGTGGCAAAGTCCCCATGAAGTTATTGTTGAAAGACTTGCTTACCGCTTATCAGCTAGGCGTAAAAACCTTGTACTACCACAACACTCGTGATGGCGCAGCAGATACATCACAGCAAGAGCTGAAATCAACCCAGTTCGTTCCACAAGAAGCAGTCGTTGAAGAAGACGACGATTGTGCTGGCGGTGCGTGTAAAATTTAA
- the ubiG gene encoding bifunctional 2-polyprenyl-6-hydroxyphenol methylase/3-demethylubiquinol 3-O-methyltransferase UbiG, with translation MNSAQNVDHQEIQKFADLASRWWDLNGEFKPLHTINPLRTDYIVQRTQGLEGKKVIDVGCGGGILAESMARAGAEVSGIDMGEAPLEVARLHSLESQLSIDYQLSTAEEFADAHPGQFDVVTCMEMLEHVPDPSSVVEACSRLVKPGGTVFFSTLNRNIKSYLMAIVGAEHILKLVPKETHNHDKFIKPSELLNWVDNTPLMAKHMTGLHVNPITQQFYLSDKNVDVNYIVHCQHGGDA, from the coding sequence ATGAACTCAGCTCAAAATGTTGACCATCAAGAAATACAGAAATTTGCCGATTTGGCATCTCGTTGGTGGGACCTAAACGGGGAGTTTAAACCCTTACATACCATCAACCCACTTAGAACCGATTATATCGTGCAGCGCACTCAAGGGCTTGAAGGCAAGAAAGTGATTGATGTGGGTTGCGGTGGCGGTATTTTAGCGGAAAGTATGGCGCGCGCGGGTGCTGAGGTATCCGGCATTGATATGGGCGAAGCCCCGCTTGAAGTAGCAAGATTACATAGCCTTGAATCACAATTAAGCATTGACTATCAGCTGTCAACAGCGGAAGAGTTCGCTGATGCCCATCCTGGGCAATTCGATGTGGTGACTTGTATGGAAATGCTCGAACATGTGCCTGACCCGTCATCTGTAGTTGAGGCTTGTAGCAGACTGGTTAAACCTGGCGGCACGGTATTTTTCTCGACCTTAAACCGTAATATCAAATCATATTTGATGGCGATAGTTGGCGCAGAGCACATTCTTAAATTAGTGCCCAAAGAAACCCACAATCATGACAAGTTTATTAAACCCTCGGAATTATTAAACTGGGTAGACAATACACCTTTGATGGCGAAACATATGACAGGCCTGCATGTAAACCCCATTACTCAACAGTTTTATTTATCTGACAAAAACGTTGACGTGAATTACATCGTACATTGTCAGCATGGCGGTGATGCATAA
- a CDS encoding HAD family hydrolase, giving the protein MLNKPKGVLFDLDGTLLDTARDLGNALNWVLHQHKMPSCAFSVYRNIASDGSQGLLEIGFGDRLADFDVEALRALFLERYEQEICVDTVSFDGIRELLARLDKDNIPWGIVTNKPQWLTELLLPHFDEFAQCQVVISGDTLEKRKPHPLPLIHAANAMNINPTECWYIGDAKRDIDAAKAANMFSVVANYGYIGPEHRSDSWNADLYIDQPQAILAHL; this is encoded by the coding sequence ATGCTAAATAAGCCCAAAGGTGTATTGTTCGATTTAGACGGTACGTTATTAGACACTGCACGAGATTTAGGCAATGCCCTAAACTGGGTTTTACACCAACATAAAATGCCCTCATGCGCGTTCAGCGTATATCGTAATATTGCTTCTGATGGCTCTCAAGGATTACTCGAAATAGGCTTTGGCGATAGGCTCGCGGATTTTGACGTCGAAGCACTTAGGGCCCTTTTTCTTGAAAGATATGAACAAGAGATATGTGTAGATACCGTGTCGTTTGATGGCATTAGAGAGCTACTTGCACGTTTAGATAAGGATAATATCCCTTGGGGCATAGTGACCAATAAACCACAATGGCTCACCGAGCTTTTGTTACCTCATTTTGACGAGTTTGCCCAGTGCCAAGTGGTCATCAGTGGCGACACGTTAGAAAAACGCAAACCCCACCCTTTGCCCCTGATACATGCTGCAAACGCGATGAACATTAATCCTACAGAGTGTTGGTATATCGGCGATGCTAAACGTGACATAGATGCCGCAAAAGCTGCGAACATGTTTAGTGTGGTGGCAAACTATGGATACATAGGCCCAGAGCATAGATCAGACAGCTGGAATGCGGATCTGTACATTGATCAACCACAGGCAATCCTCGCCCACCTATAA
- a CDS encoding phosphoribosylaminoimidazolesuccinocarboxamide synthase, whose protein sequence is MSFADKVLAVNDNLPIRTDLPVHSGKVRSVYWLTEQDSRRLIEEHNYPVPKDTPLAIMLISDRISAFDCIWRGEEGMQGVPGKGAALNAISNHWFGLFKEQGLADSHILDIPHPLVWIVQKARPIMIEAICRQYITGSMWRAYEKGEREFCGIRLEEGLSRDSKLANILITPSTKGVLKGIEGVPEADDVNVSRSDIAQHYAAFNFNSADDIALYEKLLTEGFGVISHALNKIDQIFVDTKFEFGYVKDVDGNDKLIYMDEVGTPDSSRIWDAKQYDQGNIVENSKEGFRQLLLNYFPDPDILLNKERMDEREALARNNALPVQVLMDISKTYTQIAEKITGQKIVLSDNPKEEVISVLRDRYQLID, encoded by the coding sequence ATGAGCTTCGCTGATAAAGTGCTTGCTGTTAATGACAACCTTCCTATTCGTACTGATTTACCTGTGCACAGTGGCAAAGTTCGTTCTGTATATTGGTTAACAGAGCAGGATAGCCGACGTCTTATTGAAGAGCATAATTACCCGGTACCGAAAGATACGCCATTAGCCATCATGTTAATAAGCGATCGTATTTCAGCGTTTGATTGCATTTGGCGTGGTGAAGAAGGTATGCAAGGTGTACCTGGAAAAGGCGCAGCTTTAAATGCTATTTCAAACCATTGGTTTGGCTTATTTAAGGAGCAGGGGCTGGCTGATAGTCATATATTAGACATTCCTCACCCACTGGTATGGATTGTTCAGAAAGCTCGCCCAATCATGATTGAGGCGATTTGCCGTCAATATATTACGGGTTCCATGTGGCGTGCGTACGAAAAAGGCGAACGCGAGTTTTGCGGTATCCGTCTTGAGGAAGGGTTATCAAGAGACAGCAAGTTAGCCAATATATTGATTACTCCTTCTACCAAAGGTGTTCTTAAAGGCATTGAGGGGGTGCCAGAAGCAGACGATGTCAATGTGTCTCGAAGTGATATAGCGCAACACTATGCTGCGTTTAACTTTAACTCTGCTGATGACATTGCTTTGTACGAAAAATTACTCACTGAAGGCTTCGGGGTCATAAGTCACGCGCTTAACAAAATCGATCAAATTTTCGTAGATACAAAGTTCGAATTTGGTTATGTAAAAGACGTAGACGGAAACGATAAATTAATTTATATGGATGAAGTGGGAACCCCAGATTCATCTCGTATATGGGACGCCAAGCAATACGATCAAGGCAATATTGTCGAGAACTCAAAAGAAGGATTCAGGCAGTTGCTGCTCAATTACTTCCCTGATCCTGATATATTGCTTAATAAAGAGCGCATGGATGAACGCGAGGCATTAGCACGAAACAATGCCTTACCAGTACAGGTGTTAATGGATATATCAAAGACTTATACACAAATAGCGGAGAAAATCACCGGCCAAAAAATTGTGCTCAGTGATAACCCTAAAGAAGAAGTGATCAGTGTTTTACGGGATAGGTACCAGCTTATTGACTAA
- the nrdB gene encoding class Ia ribonucleoside-diphosphate reductase subunit beta, translated as MKYTTFNQINNDPLQEPMFFGNPVNVARYDQQKHSIFEKLIEKQISFFWRPEEVDVSKDRVDFQKLSESEKHIFISNLKYQTLLDSIQGRSPNIAFLPIISIPELETWTETWSFFETIHSRSYTHILRNLFGDPSSIFSDIVENEQIKKRAADISKYYDDLIFYTQLWQTLGEGTHTINGEEHVVTMRTLKIKLFLCMNSVNALEAIRFYVSFACTFAFAERELMEGNSKIIRLISRDENLHLTSTQHILNLWAKGKDDPEMAEIALEYKEEATNIFLDAVNQEKEWAEYLFQNGSMIGLNKDILCQYVEFIANHRMSAIGLDQPFDIKNNPLPWMNNYLNSDNVQVAPQESEISSYLVGQIDSEVGSNDFDEFEL; from the coding sequence ATGAAATACACAACGTTTAATCAAATCAATAATGACCCTTTGCAGGAACCTATGTTTTTTGGCAATCCGGTCAACGTTGCCCGTTATGATCAACAAAAACACAGCATTTTCGAAAAACTTATCGAGAAGCAAATCAGTTTTTTCTGGCGCCCCGAAGAAGTAGATGTCAGTAAAGACAGAGTTGACTTTCAAAAGCTGAGTGAATCAGAAAAGCACATTTTTATTTCGAATTTGAAATATCAAACCTTATTAGACTCTATTCAAGGCCGTAGCCCAAATATTGCTTTTTTACCGATTATTTCTATTCCTGAGCTAGAAACATGGACTGAAACATGGTCGTTTTTTGAAACCATTCATTCACGTTCCTACACCCATATTTTGCGTAACTTGTTTGGGGACCCAAGCAGTATTTTCTCTGATATCGTTGAAAATGAGCAAATCAAGAAGCGCGCTGCTGATATTTCTAAATACTATGACGATTTGATTTTTTACACCCAACTTTGGCAAACCCTTGGTGAAGGTACGCACACAATCAATGGTGAAGAACACGTTGTGACTATGCGTACGCTGAAGATAAAACTATTCTTGTGCATGAATTCAGTCAATGCCTTGGAAGCGATTCGTTTTTACGTGTCGTTCGCGTGTACGTTTGCGTTTGCTGAGCGTGAATTAATGGAAGGTAATTCTAAAATTATTCGCCTGATTTCACGTGATGAAAACCTACACTTGACCTCGACGCAGCATATTTTGAACTTGTGGGCCAAAGGCAAAGACGACCCTGAAATGGCTGAAATCGCCCTTGAGTATAAAGAGGAAGCGACAAATATCTTCCTTGACGCAGTTAATCAAGAGAAAGAATGGGCTGAGTACTTATTTCAGAACGGCTCGATGATTGGCCTAAATAAAGATATTTTATGTCAATACGTGGAGTTTATTGCGAACCACAGAATGTCAGCAATTGGCTTAGATCAGCCATTTGACATTAAAAATAACCCCTTGCCTTGGATGAATAATTATTTGAATTCAGACAACGTACAGGTCGCTCCGCAAGAATCTGAGATCAGCTCCTATCTTGTCGGCCAAATCGACTCTGAAGTCGGCAGCAACGACTTCGACGAGTTCGAGCTATAG